One genomic segment of Hordeum vulgare subsp. vulgare chromosome 2H, MorexV3_pseudomolecules_assembly, whole genome shotgun sequence includes these proteins:
- the LOC123430199 gene encoding amino acid transporter AVT1I-like, with protein sequence MDTTTTNTDPAPSSCKTSFLETCFNGINALSGVGLLSIPYALSQGGWLSLIVFMTIAVICFYTGILLQRCIDSSSHVNTYPDIGAHAFGRRGRVVVATFMYLELYLVAIDFLILEGDNLHKLFPAASYRLGALRVSGKDAFVLAATLLVLPTTWFSSLNVLAYVAAGGALASVLLIAAVLWVGVFDGVGFRETGRLVHWDSMPSAMSLYSFCFSGHAVFPMIYTGMKDRKRFPMVLSICFTLSTLSYGLMGILGYLMYGDTLKSQITLNLPSASVAAKLAIYTTLVNPLAKYALVVAPVAEAAEGTLGVGKSAPLRALVRTVLVVGTAVVALAVPFFADVVGLTGALLSCTATMLLPCLCYLKVRSKIGSARGMGLETAACLAIVAIGSAVAGLGTYSSVKQIVRKL encoded by the exons ATGGACACGACCACTACCAACACCGATCCGGCTCCGTCTTCCTGCAAGACAAGCTTCCTCGAGACTTGTTTCAATGGAATCAATGCGCTCTCAG GGGTTGGGCTGCTCTCGATTCCATACGCACTGTCTCAGGGCGGATGGCTGAGCCTGATCGTCTTCATGACCATCGCCGTCATCTGCTTCTACACTGGGATTCTCCTGCAGAGGTGCATCGACTCCAGCTCGCACGTCAACACCTACCCGGACATCGGAGCCCACGCCTTCGGCCGGAGAGGCCGCGTCGTCGTCGCCACCTTCATGTACCTCGAGCTCTACCTCGTCGCCATCGACTTCCTCATCCTGGAGGGGGACAACCTGCACAAGCTCTTCCCGGCGGCCAGCTACCGGCTCGGCGCTCTCCGCGTCAGCGGGAAGGACGCGTTCGTGCTGGCCGCCACGCTGCTCGTGCTGCCGACCACGTGGTTCAGTAGCCTCAACGTGCTCGCCTACGTCGCTGCCGGCGGTGCGCTGGCGTCCGTTCTTCTCATCGCCGCCGTCCTCTGGGTCGGAGTGTTCGACGGCGTTGGATTCCGCGAGACGGGCAGGCTGGTGCACTGGGACAGCATGCCCAGCGCCATGAGCTTGTATTCCTTCTGCTTCAGTGGCCATGCCGTGTTTCCCATGATATACACTGGGATGAAAGACAGGAAAAGGTTCCCCATG GTGCTGTCCATATGCTTCACCTTGAGCACACTGAGCTACGGCTTGATGGGCATCCTCGGGTACCTGATGTACGGCGACACGCTCAAATCCCAGATCACCCTCAACCTCCCGTCGGCGAGCGTGGCCGCCAAGCTGGCCATATACACGACGCTGGTGAACCCGCTGGCCAAGTACGCGCTGGTGGTCGCCCCCGTCGCCGAGGCCGCCGAGGGCACGCTCGGCGTCGGCAAGAGCGCGCCGCTCCGGGCGCTCGTCAGGACGGTGCTCGTCGTCGGCACGGCAGTAGTCGCGCTGGCCGTGCCCTTTTTCGCCGACGTAGTGGGCCTCACGGGCGCTCTCCTTAGCTGCACGGCGACCATGCTGCTGCCGTGCCTGTGCTACCTCAAGGTCCGGTCAAAGATCGGCAGTGCCAGGGGCATGGGGCTGGAGACTGCAGCTTGCCTGGCCATTGTCGCGATTGGCTCTGCGGTTGCTGGGCTGGGAACTTACAGTTCCGTGAAGCAGATTGTACGCAAGTTATGA